GTCATGGAGGAGTTGGCGTGGTAGAGGTGCACGGCCATACCGGTGCGCTGGGTCGCGTCGCCGTTCCCGCCGAGCGTCCACAGGCCCGCCAGGAAGTCCGTGCCGGGGGCCGGCTCGGGCAGCGGGTTCCAGCGCAGCCGGTTCGGGTCGGGGACGGACTCGGTGAAGGGGGCGGTGCGCAGCGCGCCGTTGTCCGCCCGTACGAACGCCGGATGCGCGGCCGACGGGCGGATCCGGTACAGCCACGAACGCCGGTTGTACGCCCTCGGCTCGGTGAACGCGGTGCCGCTCAGCTGCTCCGCGTACAGACCGAGCGGGGCGCGCTGCGGCGAATTGCGTCCGTGGGGCAGAGCGCCGGGCACCGCCTCCGAGCTGTGCTCGTTGCCGAAGCCCGAGAGGTAGGCAAGCCCCTCGGCGGTCTTCCTCGCGTCACGCATGTCGCTCCCTCGTCCATGATTCCTATGCTTAACCGTAGGATTCCCTTTTTCCTCGCGCAAGAGCACCCCGCGAAGCTGAACAGTCCTCTACTCTCCGGGGCATGCCGTGGACGACGCCGGGACCGCCGTGGACGCGGGTGGCCCTGTACGACGCCGCGCCCCGCGGGGTACTCGTGAGCGCCGGAACCGGGGGCGGGTGACAGCCGTGGACCCCGTACCCCGCACCGCCTCCCTGCGCCGCGCCCCCGTCCAGCAACGCAGCGCCGAACGCCTGAGCCGGATACTCGACTCCTGCGCGCAGCTGCTCGACGAAGGCGGCTACGAGGAACTCAGCACCCGGGCCGTCGCGGTCCGCGCCGGGGTGCCCATCGGCTCCGTCTACCGCTTCTTCGGCAACAAGCGCGCCCTCGTCGACGCCCTCGCCGAGCGCAACCTGGAGCGCTACGCCGAGCGGATCGCCGAGCGGATCGCGGGGATCCCCGCGGCCGACTGGCGTGCCGCGATGGACGCCGTCCTCGACGAGTACCTGGCCATGAAGCGCACCGCTCCCGGCTTCTCCCTCGTCGACTTCGGCAACCAGATCCCCGTCGGCGCCGACGCCGGCCCCAACCACCGCCTCACCGACCGCCTCACCGAACTGCTCGCCGCCCACCTCGACCGCACGCCCGACGACACCCTGCGGCGCGCGTTCCTGATCGCCGTCGAATCAGCGGACGCCCTGGTGCGCCTCGCGTTCAGGCTCGACCCGTCGGGCGACGAGAACGTCATCGCGGAGACGCGGGAACTACTGCGGGCTTATCTGGCGCGGGCGCTGGACTGATCCGGGGCCCGGCGGGGGCGGGTGTCGCAGCCCTGAACGTCCTCGCCGGCCGCCCCGATCACCACCCAACCCTGTGACCTGGAGTTTTGCGCATATTGCTCGCACGTCAACATCTTGTTAACGCTGATGCGCGCGCCTTAACGTCTCGCTGACCGCAAGGCCCCGGTGGAAGTTCAAGGGCGAACGTTAGGTATCCACATGTTGACCATCCTCGGCTTCGGCATGATTGCCACCTTCCTGGTGCTGATCATGATGAAGAAGGTGTCGCCGATCGCGGCGCTCGTGCTCATCCCGGCTCTGTTCTGCGTCTTCGTGGGCAAGGGAGCCAAGCTGGGCGACTATGTCGTCGCGGGCATCGGTGACCTCGCGCCCACGGCGGCGATGCTGATGTTCGCGATCGTCTACTTCGGTCTGATGATCGACGTCGGCCTCTTCGACCCGATCGTGCGCGGCATCCTGAAGTTCGCGAAGGCGGACCCGGTCCGCATCGTCGTCGGCACCGCCGTCCTCGCGGCGATCGTCTCGCTCGACGGCGACGGATCCACCACCTTCATGATCACCGTCTCGGCGATGTACCCGCTGTACAAGCGCCTCAAGATGAGCCTGATCGTGATGACGGGCGTCGCCGCGACCGCCAACGGCGTCATGAACACGCTGCCCTGGGGCGGCCCCACCGCCCGCGCCGCGACCGCGCTGAAGCTCGACGCCAGCGACATCTTCGTGCCGATGATCCCGGCGCTCGCCGTCGGCCTGCTCTTCGTCTTCGCCCTCGCCTACGTCCTCGGCCGCCGCGAGCGCAAGCGCCTCGGCTACCTCTCCCTCGACGAGGTCACCGAGACCGTCACGGAGAACTCCGACGAGAAGGTGCTCGTGGGTGCCGGCGCCTCCGGCGGTAAGGCTTCCGGTTCCGGCTCCGGCAAGCAGTCCTCGGGTGGCGCCGCCGGTACGGGTTCCGGCTCCGCCGCGCCCTCGTACCAGAACGAGGACGGCGAGACCTTCGCGGCCCTCGACCCGAACCGCGCCACCCTGCGCCCCAAGCTCTACTGGTTCAACGCGCTGATGACGGTCACGCTGCTCACCGCGATGATCATGGAGTGGCTGCCGATCCCGGTCCTGTTCATCCTGGGCGCCGCGCTCGCCCTCACGGTGAACTTCCCGCACATGCCCGACCAGAGGGCCCGCATCGCCGCCCACGCCGAGAACGTCCTGAACGTCTCCGGCATGGTCTTCGCCGCCGCCGTCTTCACCGGCGTCCTCCAGGGCACCGGCATGGTCGACCACATGGCCAAGTGGGTCGTCGGCGGCATCCCCGACTGGATGGGCCCGCACATGGCCCTCGTCACCGGCGTCCTGTCCATCCCGTTCACGTACTTCATGTCGAACGACGGCTTCTACTTCGGCATCCTGCCCGTCCTCGCCGAGGCCGGGAACGCGCACGGCGTCTCCACCCTCGAGGTCGCCCGTGCCTCCCTCATCGGCCAGCCGCTGCACATGTCGAGCCCGCTCGTCCCCGCTGTCTTCGTCCTCGTCGGCATGGCCAAGGTCGAGTTCGGCGACCACACGAAATTCACGGTCAAGTGGGCCGCGCTCACCGCGCTGGTGATGCTCGGCGCCGGATTCCTCTTCGGGATCCTCTGACCCCGATGAGTCTCACGACAGAGCCCGGCAGGAGAAGCTGGCTGCTCCGCCTCGTCATCGCCTTCAGCTTCGCGCAGGGGGCGGTGTCGATGGCGCGGCCCGCCGTCTCCTACCGGGCTCTGGCGCTCGGCGCGGACGAGCGCGCGATCGGTGTGATCGCGGGCGTGTACGCGCTCCTTCCGCTGTTCGCGGCGGTACCCCTGGGCCGCCGCACCGACCACGGCCGGTGCGCGCCCCTGCTGCCCGTCGGCGTCGTCCTCATCGCCGGCGGCTGCGCGCTCAGCGGCACGGCCGACTCCCTGGCCGCGATGGCCGCCTGGAGCGGAGTGATGGGCCTCGGCCATCTGTCGTTCGTGATCGGCGCCCAGTCGATCGTCGCCCGGCAGTCGGCTCCGGCGGAACAGGACCGCAACTTCGGTCACTTCACGATCGGCGCGTCCCTCGGCCAGCTCGTCGGGCCGATCGCCGCGGGCGCGCTCATCGGCGGGCCCGATCTGGGGGCCACAAGTGCGCTCGCGCTGCTCGTCGCGGCCGCCGTCGCCGCGGTCTCCTTCACCTCGCTGTGGCGCATCGAGCACCCCCGTACGACGACGGGTGCGGCCGCATCCCCCGGGCCACGTGTGCCGGTCGGCCGGATTCTGCGCACCCGGGGTGTGCCCGGCGGCATCTTCATCTCGCTCGCCGTGCTGTCCGCGACGGACATCCTCACGGCGTATCTGCCGGTCGTCGGCGAGCATCGGGGGATCGCGCCGTCCGTCGTCGGTCTGCTGCTGAGCCTGCGGGCCGCCGCCACGATTGCCTGCCGGCTTGTCATGACGCCGCTCATCAACTGGCTGGGCCGTGCCCTCCTGATCACGACGACGTGCCTGCTCGCCGCCGTGCTCTGCGCGGGCATCGCGCTTCCCGTCCCCGTATGGGCCCTCGGCGTGATGCTGATCCTGCTCGGCTTCTGCCTGGGCGTGGGCCAGCCCCTGTCGATGACCACGGTGGTCCAGGCGGCCCCGTCCGAGGCCCGCTCCACGGCCTTGGCTCTCCGGCTCACCGGCAACCGCCTGGGGCAGGTCGCGGCGCCCGCGTCGGCGGGTCTGGTGGCGGGGGTGGCGGGGACGGCTGCGCCGTTCGTGATGCTGGGCGGGTTGCTGCTCGTGGCGGCGGGGCTGGGGATGCGCGGGGGCGGGGAGGGGGCGCGCTCGGGCCGGCTGGTCCGTCGCCGGGAACGACGTGCCCCCGCGCGACGCACATAGTCCCTGTCACAGGGAGGGCCGGTGCCGATCAGCTGCTCCGCCGAGGGCGCACCCCCACCGTGACCGGCCCGCACCCGCTGCCCCGCCTTACTCCGCCGCCAGAAGCCGCCGGGCCTCCCCGGCCTGTCGCAGCCCCGCCGGGTAGGGGAGGGCTGCCGCCAGCTCCTCCGCCTCCGCGAGAGCGAGCCGCGCCGCCTCCCCCGTCAGGCACACGGCCAGCAAGACCCGCGCTTCCACCTCCGCCAGCCGTTCCCCGGCACGCTCCGCGCGGAGCGCCTCCGCGGTAGCCGTCCGGCGCGCCGACTCCCGCTCGCCCGAGAGGAGTTCGGCCCACGCCACCAGGGTGGGCGCCTCGTCGCCGGCGAGGAGCGGGCGCACCAGTTCGGGGCGGGTCTCGCGCAGGGCCAGCTCGGCGCGGGCCGTGCGGACCTCGTAGCGGGCCTGGTGGTCGCCCCGTGCGACGGCTTCCCGGTCCGCGCGGTCGAGCAGCGGCAGCGCCTGCCCGCAGGCGTCCGTGCGCATCAGGACCCGGGCCAGCGCGGCGAGCGCGTACGGCAGGCACCAGGCGCCGTCCGACGCGGCACCTGCCACGGCCGCCTCGGCGAGGGTGCGCGCCGCGTCGAACTCCTCCAGGAGCAGTCGGAGTTCGGCCAGGTTCGCCCGCTCGAACACGGCGGCCGTCGGATCCCCGGACTGTTCGGCGAGGTCGAGGGCGCGCTGCCCGAAGGCGACGGCCTCGCGCAGCCGGCCGCCGCGCCGCGCGTTCTCCCGCAGCGTGGACAGGACCCCGCCGAGCAGTGTCGGGTCGCCGTACGCCTCGGCCGGCGCGAGGGCCCGGTCGGCGGCCTCCCTGGCTTCGCCGAACCGGCCCGCGAGGCCGAGGTTGGCGGCCTGCTGGGCGAACGCGCGCGCCACCAGGCCGTGTCCGGCGACGCCCCCGACCTGTCGCGCGGAGCCGAGCGCGGCCCGGGCGGCGGCGTATCCGCGGTCGTAGTGGCCGCTCACGAAGTGGGTGACGGCCCAGGCGATGTGGTGCGTGGCCGTCGGCTCGGGCGCCGTGCGGTCGGTGGGTGGGTGGCCGCGCAGCACGTCGGCGGCGGACGGGTGAGCGCCGGTTTTCACGAGCGTCTCGGCAAGCCGCGCCGCCGCGAGCACCGCGTCGTCGTGCTCGCCGCGCCGCTCGAACTCGCCGAGCGCGAGCCTGAGTACCTCTGCGGCCTGCTTGAAGTGCCCCATTCTGCGCAGCACTTGACTGTGCGCGAGCCGGGCGCGGGCCGCGTCCACGTCGAGGCGAGCCACCAGGTCGCGGTAGTAGCGGTCGGCGGTGTCGTTGGCGTAGAGGGCGGCGGCGCGTTCGGCGGCCCGGCGCAGGTACTCGGCCGCACGGGGGTCGTCGGCGCGGGCGAAGTGGGAGGCGAGCGCGTCGACCGCGTCGGGGCGTCGACGCAGCACGGCCTTCGCGAACGCGGCGTGGAGCTGCCTGCGCCGTACGGCCGTGAGCTGTTCGTAGCAGGTGAGGCGGACCAGCGGATGCCGGAAGGCGAGGCCCGCCTCTGGGCGTCCGGCGACCACGACCTGGCGCTCCTCCACGAGTGCGGCGCCGATGGCCCGTTCCAGGGCGTCGGTCGTGGCTGCGCCGTCGACCGCCGGGCGCAGGCCGTGCGCGGCGACGTCGAGCAGCTCGGACAGGGCGGCCTCGCTCCCGGCGGCGGACAGCGCCTCGACGATCCGCCGCGCGTCCTGGTCGAGGCGGCCGAGCCGCTCCGCCACCAACTCCCGTACGCCGTCCGGTGCTTCGCCCTCGGCGGGCCCGCGGGCCAGCTCCACCGCGAACAGCGGGTTGCCGAGGGACAGCTCCCACACCCGGTGCCCGGCGGCGCCCACGTCACGCGCCACCGCCAGGCACGCCTCCCGGTCGAGCCGCCCCAGCTCCTCGCGCACGGCGAGCCGGTGGCGGGTCAGGGACGCCAGGCCCGCGCGGCGCGGATCGCCGTCCGGCAGTTCTTCCTCACGGCATGTCACCAGGAACCGCAGCCGCACCCCCGTGGCCGCGGCCCGCCGCGCCAGATGGCTGAGCAGCTGGAAGGAGCCCGTGTCGGCGGCGTGCAGATCGTCCAGGACCAGCAGTACCGGGTGGGCGGCGGCCAGTTCACCGAGGAGTGCGGCCGTCGCGCGGAACAGGCGGTCCCGCTCCTCCTCCGGGCTGCGCCCGCCGCGCTCGCCCGCCGACTGCCCGAGCGACGGCAAGAACGCGGCGAGTTCGGGGTGCTCGGCGCCTACCCGCGCCCGTTCCCCCGCGTCCCGTCCGGCGAGCCAGCCGTCGAGCGCCTCGGCGAACGCCCCGTACGGCGTGTGCCCCTCCGCGTCGTGCCCGCCGCCCCACAGCACGGCCGACCCGGCCTCGGCGGCCCGCCGCGCGACCTCGCCGACCAGCCGCGTCTTGCCGACGCCCGCCTCGCCGGTGAGGACCGTGACTGGCGGTCCGTCGGCCGCGAGCAGTCGCCGGAGAACGTTGTCACGGCCACGCAGGGGCGAAGCCGCGGGAGCTCGCAGCGGTGCGGGCAGCGACGGCGCCGACGGCAGCGGCGCGGGCTCCGCCGCGAGCGCCGCCCGGTGCAGCGCCTCCGTCTCGGGTCCGGGGCGCACGCCCAGCTCCGCGTCGAGCGCCTCCCGGCACACGTGGTACTGCCGTACCGCGCGCCGCCGCAGCCCCTGCCGTATGTACGCGTCGATGAGAATCTGGTGGGCCGTCTCCTCGGCGGGGCTCGCCCCGAGGACCTGCTCGGCGACGACCGCCGCTTCCTGCGCCGCGCCGCGCTCGAGATGGGCGGCGGCGAGTCCGAGGAGCAGTTCCTCGCGCAGCCCGGCGAGCCGGTCGCGGCGCGGCTGGGCCCAGGTCGCGTACCGGTCCTCCGGCAGGAGTTCACCGTCGAACTCCCGCAGCGCCGTCTCGAACCGGTCGACGTCCCCGGAGCCGAGGGCGGCGAGCGCCGCCTCCTCCGCGTGGTCCGCGTCGATCCACACCGTCGCCGGGGCGAGCCGCAGCATCGCCCCGTCGGA
The DNA window shown above is from Streptomyces sp. NBC_01445 and carries:
- a CDS encoding ATP-binding protein, whose translation is MSARQTDGTNVAAPVLRLHLFGGFRVTRDGGPALAERWPRPSARALVKLLAVTPGHSLHREQAMDICWPDADAQAATGSLRVALHAARRALEPELTPRAASSYLISDGAMLRLAPATVWIDADHAEEAALAALGSGDVDRFETALREFDGELLPEDRYATWAQPRRDRLAGLREELLLGLAAAHLERGAAQEAAVVAEQVLGASPAEETAHQILIDAYIRQGLRRRAVRQYHVCREALDAELGVRPGPETEALHRAALAAEPAPLPSAPSLPAPLRAPAASPLRGRDNVLRRLLAADGPPVTVLTGEAGVGKTRLVGEVARRAAEAGSAVLWGGGHDAEGHTPYGAFAEALDGWLAGRDAGERARVGAEHPELAAFLPSLGQSAGERGGRSPEEERDRLFRATAALLGELAAAHPVLLVLDDLHAADTGSFQLLSHLARRAAATGVRLRFLVTCREEELPDGDPRRAGLASLTRHRLAVREELGRLDREACLAVARDVGAAGHRVWELSLGNPLFAVELARGPAEGEAPDGVRELVAERLGRLDQDARRIVEALSAAGSEAALSELLDVAAHGLRPAVDGAATTDALERAIGAALVEERQVVVAGRPEAGLAFRHPLVRLTCYEQLTAVRRRQLHAAFAKAVLRRRPDAVDALASHFARADDPRAAEYLRRAAERAAALYANDTADRYYRDLVARLDVDAARARLAHSQVLRRMGHFKQAAEVLRLALGEFERRGEHDDAVLAAARLAETLVKTGAHPSAADVLRGHPPTDRTAPEPTATHHIAWAVTHFVSGHYDRGYAAARAALGSARQVGGVAGHGLVARAFAQQAANLGLAGRFGEAREAADRALAPAEAYGDPTLLGGVLSTLRENARRGGRLREAVAFGQRALDLAEQSGDPTAAVFERANLAELRLLLEEFDAARTLAEAAVAGAASDGAWCLPYALAALARVLMRTDACGQALPLLDRADREAVARGDHQARYEVRTARAELALRETRPELVRPLLAGDEAPTLVAWAELLSGERESARRTATAEALRAERAGERLAEVEARVLLAVCLTGEAARLALAEAEELAAALPYPAGLRQAGEARRLLAAE
- a CDS encoding CitMHS family transporter — protein: MLTILGFGMIATFLVLIMMKKVSPIAALVLIPALFCVFVGKGAKLGDYVVAGIGDLAPTAAMLMFAIVYFGLMIDVGLFDPIVRGILKFAKADPVRIVVGTAVLAAIVSLDGDGSTTFMITVSAMYPLYKRLKMSLIVMTGVAATANGVMNTLPWGGPTARAATALKLDASDIFVPMIPALAVGLLFVFALAYVLGRRERKRLGYLSLDEVTETVTENSDEKVLVGAGASGGKASGSGSGKQSSGGAAGTGSGSAAPSYQNEDGETFAALDPNRATLRPKLYWFNALMTVTLLTAMIMEWLPIPVLFILGAALALTVNFPHMPDQRARIAAHAENVLNVSGMVFAAAVFTGVLQGTGMVDHMAKWVVGGIPDWMGPHMALVTGVLSIPFTYFMSNDGFYFGILPVLAEAGNAHGVSTLEVARASLIGQPLHMSSPLVPAVFVLVGMAKVEFGDHTKFTVKWAALTALVMLGAGFLFGIL
- a CDS encoding TetR/AcrR family transcriptional regulator, with protein sequence MDPVPRTASLRRAPVQQRSAERLSRILDSCAQLLDEGGYEELSTRAVAVRAGVPIGSVYRFFGNKRALVDALAERNLERYAERIAERIAGIPAADWRAAMDAVLDEYLAMKRTAPGFSLVDFGNQIPVGADAGPNHRLTDRLTELLAAHLDRTPDDTLRRAFLIAVESADALVRLAFRLDPSGDENVIAETRELLRAYLARALD
- a CDS encoding MFS transporter produces the protein MSLTTEPGRRSWLLRLVIAFSFAQGAVSMARPAVSYRALALGADERAIGVIAGVYALLPLFAAVPLGRRTDHGRCAPLLPVGVVLIAGGCALSGTADSLAAMAAWSGVMGLGHLSFVIGAQSIVARQSAPAEQDRNFGHFTIGASLGQLVGPIAAGALIGGPDLGATSALALLVAAAVAAVSFTSLWRIEHPRTTTGAAASPGPRVPVGRILRTRGVPGGIFISLAVLSATDILTAYLPVVGEHRGIAPSVVGLLLSLRAAATIACRLVMTPLINWLGRALLITTTCLLAAVLCAGIALPVPVWALGVMLILLGFCLGVGQPLSMTTVVQAAPSEARSTALALRLTGNRLGQVAAPASAGLVAGVAGTAAPFVMLGGLLLVAAGLGMRGGGEGARSGRLVRRRERRAPARRT